taaattttttttttttttttaaatcttctaTATCCTCTCCGATGGGGATGGTATTAGGCCCACTTATttattacttcatccgtcccacaaaaacatgaacattttatcatttttggtcgtctcacaaaaacatgacatttcTGTTTTTGTACACTACCCCACCACAattcttttactttttatttctaCTTTTCATAAGGTGTGACCCATTTTTCACTAATAATACACTTTAATCTAacctttcttaaaacccgtaccACTTctaaatgttcatatttttgtaagACGAATTAAGtataaaataggcccaaatacATGTACCATAGGCCAATAAACCTGACAAAAAGCCCACACCAAAAGGAGCCCAAATTAAGTCACAACGTTGAAGATGGGATCTGAGGACAAACGTTCCGCCAGCATTGAGGAAGAAGAAAAcgaagaagatgaaggagaTAGAATATCCAAAAGAAGGCCAAGAAAAGTTCTAGAACAAACAAATCTGCCTACACAATCTAGGAATGCAAAGCTGAAGAAAGTGCAAAGGGAGATAGCTCAAAGAATTTTGAGAAGAGACTAACGCCGGTTAACATCGTTGACCCCTAGAATATGCAGAGCTAGAAAAGAAGACAAAAAACACTTTATAGCTAACACTACGTGGCACATATAGAAGTGGTCCCATAACCGCTTCCGCAGGTGGTTTCTTAACAACCCCTGATACATGGAGGGGGCTGAATATTCATTGTCGGCCAACGTGGCACTTAAGGATTTGAAGAGACGAAACTATCCTTCAACCTTAAGAAGAACAAAGCTAAAATGACAGAAATGCCCCTCCGTATTTAGAGCTAAAATTACTAAAATGCCATTTAGTTATAATAGTCTATAAATAAGGTGAGGATCACCACTGTAAACACACATTCAAATCCTTAGCATAAATTTTACCCAAATCAATACAAACTCGAGATTCATTTTACATTTATTACATTTCTTACCATTAGGAATTCAAAATCATCTTCAAACTAAATTATTCAAACTCATCTCATATCTTTGCTATAAAAATCAAGAGGACCTCGTTGTTTCATCATTAATCAGCCAACGAAGCTTCGTTCTGACAAAGCTCCGTTCCGACAAAGCTTTTGTTTGTTTCGGTCAGTTTGTTGCTAAAGAGATACCAAAGTTCCATTTAACAGGTCATGATCTTTTTTTTAAGCTTAGTATTTCGTGTTGGTCGGAACCACCTTCACCAACTAGCGTTGTCAATGGGAAATGTGTTTAAGACACTGATGTATTCTTATTTGTTTTCGTTCTTGTGTTCTTCTTGTTTCATCACGATTTCCATGTGTAAGCCTATCTGTGCATAAATCCCATGCAGATCTGTTGAAATTTGTTGAATGGTCAAGACTCCAGCCGATCCCTACCACCCATCATCAGTTGAAGACAGACATAGTTATGTTACATGGGGAAGGGCAAAGCCACTTCCTCTTCAAACGTCGAGGCCCCAACGAAAACAACACCATACAAGAAGTGTGTTCCTCATCAGTCTACTCCAAAAAAGGCCAAAACACCAAGAAAACTGCTAATAGAGAACTTGGAGGATCAGTTGCCACCCTTAAGCTGAGTATGTATCAACTACAAAATCCGATGACTCGGATACTTGCACACTGGTCATCcggattaagaaaaataagaaaacgcatgctgaagaatctTCAGCCAAAGCATCATCCTACTCTTCCGAGAAATCCGCTGACGAATCTCCATTTTCCTCTTACGAAGAATTAGATGAAGAATCTACCATCAAATCTAAGGAGTAATTAGTATCTACCTTTTTCTCTCTTTCATCCATCATTGCTTTCGGTGAACACTTTAAACAACAGGAAACACAAACCCCTATGAATAAGTACAAAGAATTCTACAGTTTAAGCCTCACGCTCAAATTAAACGAAACCTCCCACAGCATGATTCTCACACCCATATTGAAAGAGTCTTTCCCACTCCCATCAAACAAAGTCTCCAACAACATGAATCTCACATTTATGTTGATATTCAATCTTCCATTCCTACTGATACTACTCCACATGTTGAGTCTCACGCTCAAATTGAAAATCCAAAAACTGAAACTCCTTACCATGAGACTCACTCTCTTACTGTAAATGTGCTAGAATTAACCTATCTTTTTCTCAGCCGCCAACTGATAAGGCTGCTGCTATTCTTTAAAGTCCCTGAGAGAGAGGGACACACTGCTATTAGAGCATATATACGTTTGAATATCTGAATTTATTGCCAGTAATtgcattataaattaatttatcctaTTGCGTATGTATTTAATATGAAGATCCGTTTTCCGATACTTCACTACAAATTTCCTAACAAAAGTAAACATATTCTTGGAAATCACCTACGAATCTCAATGAAGATATCGACGGTCAAATCTAATCAAAATTTCATACCTAATGTTTCAACATGCAGGGCTAGAAAGCTGAACAAAGGCAACGGCGGTAACCGCCAGTCACAGAGCTTCTCCTTCAAGTATTATAAACCATTACGTTATAAATATAGGAGCTTATTTTTCTAAGATATATCACCTTTGAAAAGTTCCATGCATTCTCCAAACACAATTTTTTCCAAAATCTTTCTTCTCATTAACTCAACAAAAATACTCTTGCCTTTTCAAAACAAAATCATTCAAGGCAAACATCTACTCACTATGGGGCTTATTGATAATGTGATGGAAAAATTGGAGATGCAAAAGCTCACAGTGAGGCTGCACCCTCAGACTGGGAAGTAAAAATAATTCTCTAACATCTTTCCCAAGAAAAATCCAAAAAAGGGTTGGATAGGTCTTTCTTATTGTGGCCTCTTAAAGAGAATATAGCCCAGCAAGCAGTCGTCTTCTTAGTAATCATCCTAGATGACCTGAGCATGTTTATGGTAATCTTCAAATCTAACATTTCTCTCCTTAAAGTCCAGATAAATCTTCAGTAGGAGATAAATACATCATGTTGCTTGGGTGGAGAGATGCACAGCCCCAAACCAACCGTTATGGAGTGAAAATGAACATCACCCACTCGGGGGTATCTCTTGGCGACAACGCTGGTCTCCCTGTGTTTTGACACTGGAATAAATCCAAAGCCAGGGACCAGACATTGCACAGTGGTCACAGTCTCTCTCTCCTCGGGATCTTCATCGATGATCTCCCTTTTGATGAATGCCAAAAAAGGGGAAAGTATAATGGTGAGATGATATAGAGATCAAGATCCGATATCGCAATCAGTAGAAGCGGCCATCCAGCCTACTGAAAGAGGTCGGAGCTAGCCTTCCAAAAGCAAAGCAAAGACGCCATCGTGTGTGGGGGGGAGGGAGGGGGTAATGAGTCAGCTATCAACAGATGAGAAGGAGTTGGCTTGAAGTTCAGGAAATTGATCGGAAAGATCCAATGAAAATACTTAGTAGAATAAGTGTAGAACAATTGTTTTGTAACTTTGGCTAATGTATTATGTAACTAATCAATAAAACCTTTCTattgataataattacttgtcgaataactaaaagtatatgttctcgtgagtaaaaattacaattatcgtaaaaaaagtaataaatttaaaatattaaattttttcatatgaataattatattttttcttacgctaataattacttgaccaaatagttaaAAGTATAAGTTCCTGCAAGTAAAACAACATTACTTtcattcatatcaataattatgtTTTCTTGCACCAATagttatttgaccaaataactaaaagtacgaattctcataaataaaagtaataattatcataaacaaatgtaataatttagtaACATTACAATTCaatgtaacaataattactttctattatgataataattacttgaccaaataaatcaaagaataagcaataaaattaaataaacaaagcTGCAATAGTTACAAAACtgaataaattcataaaaatttatacaatcaTTTCAAAATTCTGTATCAATCAGCTCTATGCATATGAATTGATCAAATCCATTATTAATTCTGCATTCTGCAAATTTGGCAAATCCATTATTAATTCTGATATATACATCTTCGTTGGGGGTGACAAATTTGGGGATCCAGGGTTGGGAAGATCGCTGGCCACCGTGAAGATCGCCAAAAATCAAGGAGGGGTGGAAATCACCCGAGAAGAATGGGGAAGAAGGGCTGCTGTATTTAGCCGAAGAAAGAGGAGGATATAGGCCGCATTGGCGTCACGGTGCTGCTGCTCTTGACGTGCGGCGGTGCCTCGCGCTGGAAACATTACCTCATGGCAACCTTCTCAGCGCGGCGATGGTTAGGGTGGAGACGTCATCAGAATAGGTGGCGGCAGAGCAGTCGTTGGAGTGGGTGGCAAGGCTGACCTTCTGTGGAGTACCACAGCTTCTTGGAGAGACggtgatacgatccttgccagaccgttcaaacgaacacgcaaacggaagacttaaGAACGAACTACAGATAatggaatatcccaaaacctctgaatctaatccatggaatgatataggcgatgGAATCCCTATACCCCAATGtgatgttgacgcagcaactcagggacgatgaatgacacctgacgagggttggttgactcgtcgTTACGTCGATacttgaattcgtcttggaatttCAAGAGGAATTTTataactctcaagagagaaataaaactcacagtttttgataaaaataaggTTAAATTTTCGTGGGCTACATgacagccatatatataggcaaaaactaaacctagtctaataaggaaacaacttaaaacaaaccataatcagccaaacaaggcccttactcctaattttttaaaataacccAATAACTAACTATTAGGCTCTAAAATAACAAagctgaaaataaaataaataaagtcttaCAACTTCGGCCCAAatgcaaataaatcaaaatcaaacataaacatagtgcgccaactccaccatctccaaatAGCTTCTTCGCCAACTCTTGCTTCTTCAACGACGAACCTTGGGCTACATCAGAcggctagagagagagagagatagtagGGAGGGTGTGGGGTGGCGACTGAAAGAGGTCGTCTACGTGAGGATTTCGACGACAGAGGAAGGGGAGAGGGTGGTGAGGAGGGTGACGGTGTAGAGGGTGGCAAAggggttgagagagagagagagagagagagaaacaaagAGAAAAAGCGAGGTGAAAAGTGAGTGCAAATTTGGGTTTAGTGTGGGAAAGGGGTGCGGGTCGAGTCTAAACGGGCCTAGGCGCGGGTAGACCCGTCTTATGGGTGAGGTTGGTCTGACAGAAGAATTTGTCAATAACCTTTTATCAACTTTTATTAGAACTCGTGCTGTTTTCTTTGGGACAAACTTTTGAAGGACGTAAGGAGTAGTTAATAGTGTAAATTACAaggataaaattataaaaatcacCTATGAGgtaatgacaaaaaaaatagaGTGTGCTTTGAGGAATataccaaaaatgaaaaatatgtataaattgGGAATAGAGGGAATATAATAATTGTTGTTTCATGGGGATTTGCAACAAGGGTTCTAGAGATTTGGCATGACTCTTGGTTGTAGCTTTATGCAAATTCTATGATAGCCTAACTACTCCTGGTAAAACTGCCCCAAATGtcagttgagagagagagagaggaaagcaAATCTCAGTTGAGATTCATATGCATTAATACTCTGCAATCTCTCTCAcatacacaaacacacacagTGTGTTACAGTTTTGGGTGAAATCAGATCCGGTAAGTAAATAGCCTTGAAAGAAAAGATTTAAGGCTTAAATCTGGGCCGTCTGTATACACATCACATTATCAAATGTGTGCTTATGCTGGAAATGAACTAAAAAGGTACATCTTTTTAACAGCCCTTTTTTCATGCAAAACAAACCTAGTTTGCTGTGGCTGTCACCTGTTAGTTGTGCTTGTACCTTCACACAGACAGTAAATAAACAAAACCCAATTACAAACCATATACCTCTGTAGCATGTGGTCCTCAAACCAACCATTTTTTCCAGCTCTCTCTCCTATTTCATAATTGTGAAGCTCAATTCCTTGGTTTTCATGCACAAAAACTTATTTTGATATAAATTGAAATGTATTTGCAAATAGGATAAAACCAAATAAACCAGCATCCCTAATTATTCATAACCAAACCATTTTTCACTTGAtattaactactccctccgtcccacttataaTGCCACAATAGAAATgggcacaaagattaagaataagGTATTAAAAGTGTAAAGTGAGTAGGAaccacttattttatgtttgtAGTGTGGGCACATACTATTTTAGAAAGTGTTATTATaaatgggacaaactaaaaatgaaagtgtattataagtgggacagagggagtatttatgaATAATAAGAACTATTCAAGATGCTCCTCCAAAGTTATCAAAAATatctcaatatatataaatatttatacgCAGGTCTCGTCTAATGAAGTTGGACTGTCAAAATAATATCAATACTACATATAAAACGTTTGTATGTCTTCTTCACAATTTCTAACCTCTTCTGTAGAATGCCACTCTGTCCGGCAAGACAAATGATGCGCATAACATCCATTTTCCTGGAGCGACGAGGCGAACTCTCTGCATCTGTACATCAAAAGCCACCTCCGACAGTGCAATTCTAATTCTCTGGAGATGGGTAAAACAGAAATAATATGATTTTActtgaagacaaattcgatcTAAACCAATTCTACCTTATACGATGCATAAATAAGACAGTACCTCGTGAAAATCGAATTCCGGATCTTGAGCTTTTGAGAAACCATAAACATGAATTCTTGGCAAAGTACAACCTTTACCAAGGCCAAGTCCATGGAAAAGTCCCCTAAAACAATCTGCATTCGAGAGAATGCTTTTAGTTTGTATATTGTACGACATAATAGTTCTCATACCGTCATACGTCCATCAAATTGCAAATACTAGTCTTGACAGAAGATTATTCTACTAATCCAGTGGATTTTAGGGCAACCGTAGAAAACCGATGCcaataataagaaaaaaacACATGGAAACCCTGGGGATTTGACCCATAATGTTATCCGGTGATTCTAAAAAAGGAATACAGTACAGAAACTTGTTTCGCATTACTCAAAATTAGAAGAAGAATGATACTTCATCCAGTTAATGACTTTTGTCTTGCTGATAACTACAAACTTATCATCCATGATTCCCATGTTACTGAACGcggaaaataatttaaagacattATGCGATAAAACACATTATATTATGGTAGTGTTACGAAGAGAATAGTATTCCCAATGTAAGAAAAGTAACAAACACAGAGTGACTCATGAACCAACATAAGGGTGCATAGATGAAAACAGTTGGAAGAAGACAAGTAAGGCTAGGCGGCTTTCTATACCAAGAAACTCAGCTGCATCCTGTGGCAAATTCATGACTACTTGAGTGATGGGAGCTTTCTGGCATCTAAAAACAGTTTCAATAAATCTCCTCCCATCCATGTTAAATACCTACAAATAGGCAGAATGTAAAGTTGATAAAATTATCCTCGACATACCCAAAATTTCCAATGAATTTCTAACATTGTTCGACTTATAAATTGTAAAAGGAACAATTACAGGTtttgacaacaaaacatgttgTCAAATGAAGTACTCGAGTTTCAAAGGGGAGATAGTTAACCAAAAACAGAATTCTACAGCTTTCATCGAATGTGAAATCTAGTCAGGAAAATTGAATTTTCATCATTCAAAATGTTAATCACTTGCTGCAACTCTATAACCAAAATACGGCACGAGGATGACACTCCATACCTGAATTTTCCTTTCAAGTTTATTGAGGACACAGTTCTTCTCAAGATACTCAACAGCACAAGGATTGAGATCATTAGCATACACATATTTGACTTTCTTTGCAGCAGAGATGGCAATTGGACCAACCCCAGCAAAAACATCACCTGTATTCAGGGGGCCAGATTGCAGAAAGCTCAACCAAATTATCTTTTGTAACTGGAATGCTATAAAATTGTACAAGGCAACAAGAACTCCATCTTCATTAATCAACAAAAACCTAAGCTAGTATAGGATGAGATGACAATCACAATCTATGGAAGCTCTGTAACTTAATGTGCCAGTTTATAATCTGCATTTCAACAATTTGGCATGAGTATGGAAGCTCTGAACTTAATGTCCAGTTTATAATCTGCATTTCAACAATTTGACATGAGATCACAAAATGAACAGAAGTTTTTATACTAAATACGGATGCCATGTACCAGCATCAAGCCACTCAGGTGCGAATCTACATTTTTGTCACCTAATGCTGATTTTGAATATGCCATTTGGTGCTTCATCATTGTCCTTTCTTGTTGATAATATCTAAAACATTTTAGCACAAAAGTACCATGGCATTCTTTTTATTCTTAAATCATATCCTCCTATTTAATTGGTGAGGGAATACGACTTTGCTTgaacaaattcaaaaaaatgaCTTTTTATAGAGAAATAATAAGTTTAGCACAGATTTAAGTGCTCTAAAAAGTCAATGGTACCCAAAACATTCCAACCGTTATCCGCACACCACTGAGTTAAAGGAAAATCTATATGGTATTCTTGCCAAATGTACCTTTTCCCCACTAACTATTCAAGCTAAAATATACATTAGGAATTTACAACATAATGCCCttatacttttcttttttcaaactTATAGTGATCCTTATCCTGACACCATGATAGCTACCACATTATGAGATTGCCAAAATGGCAATTTGCATCTACGCAACACTATAAGGCATAACAATTAATTACACTAGGAATATTAATTCTGAAAATTTTGGGAACTTAAGTTATGAATGATTCAGGCATTATATACTAACATACAGACAACATCTCTGTCAGTGAAGCAATTTAGCAGCCGCTGCCTTTCAGTTGCGAGCCTCGAGTTCCAATATCTACAAATAGGAATACTAGGTATTAGATTAAATTAAGCCTTCGTAGTGCAACAAAACTTATATCTGGGTCCTTTGTAGACTTACACAGCCGCTAAATCAACATGGAATCGCAGTCCATTCTCCACTACTGTCGTCACAAGGGAATTGTTGCCTGCCAAAACTTCTAGCTGCATTGTTCTGtagttattttgaataaaatcaaCTTTGTTTACAACTGTTTGTATCTTTGGCTTATTCTTATCCAAAACCACCTGATATCAACATAagtagaaagaaaataaaatgttaGATAGCCTCTTAAAGCAATAAGTAATAACTCCACTCAAATTCAAAAGCTATCTGTACTAACAAGGAGAATACCTTAGCGATAAGGCTTTTATATTGACGATGCTCGTCTCTCAGATTTAGGTGAGCAATGTGTCCTACTGTTTCAAAAGCTGAAGGAACAGTCATTCCTTTGGGAAGCAAAGCCTCCAAGATCTGCATGATGTCTACATAGATTCAACTCTTAATATACAAAAAACAAATACTCTTTCATAGACATTAGAAATTCATAGTCCCATCTTACATGTGCAAGAGACAGATAAGCAGTTCGAGAGACATTTTCAGAATGGAAAATATGAGATTTATGGAAACTCAATCAATCAGTGTTGAGAGTTTCGCATGATAGCAAATAATAAATCCCATCTCCACAAAACGTAACTAAAATAAACTTATGGCTCTAAATGAGAAAACTACAAAGAATAACTGAGAAATCCTCCATCTTCCCATTGAGCACTGCATCAAAAAGGAAGGGGGGAAAAGGACAATAAccaaaaaacaaacacaaacccaaACAAATGATCTGGTCAAGTGAAATACCTCGCTCAGTTGCCAATAATCATAAAACAGAGTCAATTTGCATTTCACAAGTTCAAAAGCTGATTCTGTGTGCTGCCTATCATCCTCCTCAAAAACAACCTGAACAACGCAATTAAAACATCAGTAAGATACTTAGTCATAACATTTAACCTTAACAAGATACCAAAACTAGCCATCCTAAAAGCTATATCAACAAAAACTGTAACAGTCGCATCAATATAATACCCCACAAGCTGAATGCACAAAATAAATTCCAAGTATACATGTTTATTTCATGTATTAACTATACATGTTTATTTCAGATTAATCATCTTAAGCTTTCTTCTTTTGAGCCTAAAAAGGGATCAAC
The genomic region above belongs to Salvia miltiorrhiza cultivar Shanhuang (shh) chromosome 5, IMPLAD_Smil_shh, whole genome shotgun sequence and contains:
- the LOC130987029 gene encoding tRNA (guanine(37)-N1)-methyltransferase 1-like; its protein translation is MATKFSLFRPRPLPPITLFPAAKPRFVAALSCGGNAVPSFSYGPSLQKGHSPLPLELPRCPSFAGENVASLDEATFTRVFDISALRVPSAICSALENRLRGHLLNWPRIRNIARVSGDEIDEEIKTLLPQSASGAEAEGEALVALNRRIYGKAEWDGEPLNAVLYRDKLARTFNSQGYASFRNLARISRPKKGKTRDDGEKRAMKGVRRSEGALVEVVEFHDSEDLSGLLGEDAPQQQKWLGPTRLLLLDERYSNKSIEELPQAIKVVFEEDDRQHTESAFELVKCKLTLFYDYWQLSEILEALLPKGMTVPSAFETVGHIAHLNLRDEHRQYKSLIAKVVLDKNKPKIQTVVNKVDFIQNNYRTMQLEVLAGNNSLVTTVVENGLRFHVDLAAVYWNSRLATERQRLLNCFTDRDVVCDVFAGVGPIAISAAKKVKYVYANDLNPCAVEYLEKNCVLNKLERKIQVFNMDGRRFIETVFRCQKAPITQVVMNLPQDAAEFLDCFRGLFHGLGLGKGCTLPRIHVYGFSKAQDPEFDFHERIRIALSEVAFDVQMQRVRLVAPGKWMLCASFVLPDRVAFYRRG